From the Neoarius graeffei isolate fNeoGra1 chromosome 1, fNeoGra1.pri, whole genome shotgun sequence genome, one window contains:
- the LOC132888842 gene encoding cornifelin homolog B-like, producing MATKMVIQQPRPTVVPAGTDQWTTNICECDTVNECCFSVWCFPCFACITARDHGECLCLPLLDLCGLIPTATLSMRVSTRKRYGITDTICNDCVYTSFCGPCSWCQIRREMKARLHPVTLLNNRLIG from the exons ATGGCTACCAAGATGGTCATCCAGCAGCCAAGGCCAACTGTAGTGCCAGCTGGCACGGACCAGTGGACCACCAACATCTGCGAGTGTGATACCGTCAATGAAT gctGTTTCTCGGTGTGGTGTTTTCCTTGCTTCGCCTGCATCACAGCTCGAGACCATGGTGAATGTCTCTGCCTCCCTCTGCTGGATTTGTGTGGTCTCATCCCAACAGCCACGCTGTCTATGAGGGTGTCAACACGCAAACGCTACGGAATTACC GACACTATTTGCAATGACTGCGTGTACACTTCCTTCTGCGGCCCATGCAGCTGGTGTCAAATCAGGCGGGAGATGAAAGCCAGACTTCATCCTGTTACACTGCTGAACAACAGGCTAATAGGCTAA